One window of uncultured Methanobrevibacter sp. genomic DNA carries:
- a CDS encoding right-handed parallel beta-helix repeat-containing protein — protein sequence MLSLNFVAATNETISGNESALQMNEPLLESTNKDIQIDEKLNAVAEGKVIEIRQDNYENYFDARTGKILKTADISGGDTLKIGNISERAFVIDRQLTLMPITPNNQIKNGFIHLVKGSDGSTITNLTINNTKATLKILGVTVGQLHGIWLSHSNNNLISYNTIRIANSGGVYAMPMGWSSNNRIIYNDMKTYISTNIIMGDSHNNLISHNSLEVLSYSDMSVTNLIYFNPFNHADYTGTPLCKGNIISYNYLKGFCTLPMSIILQLEYADHEGTVVANNTIIKGSIGINLNGNNVSVYGNTVSNSAVGISVSGSDFSVWNNTVSGSSQQTGIRSDCAANSKGIIHDNNVTFSDVSIGMSLANNIEAYNNNINIKNYGAGMSLSGQNTTVHHNNIKNNHDAGVSILGSYNTVSKNIITTNNIGVTIPSSLNGNVRYYNNTITDNKITSESYGVSIIGLVYNSVIKDNIIETNRSIGINIEITDKHSNTELDNIVNGVIFNSTAIIINDENFYQFFDEDGYFVYKFDEGKSKVIFLTFLTNKNLVFDDKITVISNKMDNLLFNVTVKFEGDAEGSVIRDFNFINYDKEAIVIDNVDDITVSKNNITDIYKKGSKSNSAILIQGICNNEIITKNNIYINSKTDYVYAITAPAIGSNGIMNRDFSKGFAVNDNTIIIISDGMAEAIYTDAIAYSEFDNNKINIIAKGYAYGIALANLIGKLANNSITNNEIVIYADEMAYLIELHMVENTTIANNTLYGESNGIYGVGVYSSSNVTIENNTISAFGGDLKNIKSVEDALGIGNAAISSIRFVDNITINNNLIITNITNPVAKINVNSEANVNISSNLYVVSDSNFNTYFSNNELIKGNIEENGKILLYNLTNGQIIKITSPVVISSYDNNIPTTVSLILNKVSNVTICNINFANSTIELKSSSNNTIVNNSFNSAKSTLLIINSGENNTFADNSISINNDKISGIQLTKTNSNNISNNEFNLKGNSIKAIILDSSKDNVIEGNIFLSDANDIIFIESTKSMNNNIIKNTLKGNASSIYGYYASNSNYGHIVQNNIEIKGTSNITDQSGVYIKGSSARNDVIDNHIESFSRNGDDYAVMIIANKNLYNSITNNFLMSSNGAKRANEAVYAQYGTVKDNAPIDIYVSASGSDETGDGSIYRPYASITKAIENSLNHAVIYVGSGHYNETDININKNVTICSNGKNVIIDAQSSQLFNIAQNGILSINGVIIQNAHNLNGGSAFINNGKLSIVNSSIRNSSSYYDNSNPVFDQDVVKDEDSEITSGHTLDCSGTGKGGAILNNGELYINASVFYNNFGHTGGVIADYGKLNIESSVFHDNQAVHGGVIFTDSNNEIIIKNSLFMKNSALTSLDYCTIRIAASTWSIDRGYTYTYSSLCENPTGEGGVIYSKNTDILLENSTFMDNSAKIGGVISTPLDSLTSRSNNAKVNLKINDCEFINNRANDTRKSSGTVDLNNYRYYSGFDGGVIYGAYNELQTTNSEFYYNQATNNGGVIYAKANNGKLLDSIFMLNTAGTSGGVLEISKNFIIERCIFSNNSARYGGAIEYDSYEYYGHVQDHINIYNSTISNNRALNGGGAFNIGYANITVRDTNIVDNVAPAGNTIHSRVIGGQQDIDMRYNYWGKKGPDNSVWDTMSRDRFYPITREIINWKPQVVDDNEPDNPIEVNPNDDSKGHGGNGDNPTVNPNPSSTESSTSTGRTIGGNGNNEGSGNTYGPGSGTGTGGSGSSTGNPGTPYNPGNTGNTNSYGHIPGNTYTGQTVTGNYNSSTTTNSKVDGTSNSNSQSKVNSSNDDSSLSTVGMISNAAASSSSDGVGQGESSSSADSSESGAQSVSKSFEITEKLDEIINNDKSMQTFIILVIVVFALLIIGYKKKERENKE from the coding sequence ATGTTATCCTTGAACTTTGTTGCTGCAACTAATGAAACCATATCCGGAAATGAAAGTGCATTACAAATGAATGAACCTTTACTTGAATCTACAAACAAGGATATTCAAATTGATGAAAAATTGAATGCAGTAGCGGAAGGCAAGGTAATTGAAATTAGACAGGATAATTATGAAAATTATTTTGATGCAAGAACCGGTAAAATATTAAAAACTGCAGATATTTCCGGTGGAGATACATTGAAAATAGGAAATATTTCTGAAAGAGCATTTGTTATTGATCGTCAACTGACTTTAATGCCTATCACTCCAAATAATCAAATTAAAAATGGTTTTATACATTTGGTTAAAGGAAGTGACGGCTCTACAATTACAAATTTAACTATTAATAATACAAAAGCTACATTGAAAATTCTAGGCGTTACTGTAGGCCAACTACATGGTATTTGGTTATCTCATTCCAACAATAACCTTATTTCATATAACACTATAAGAATAGCAAATTCCGGAGGAGTTTATGCAATGCCTATGGGATGGTCTAGTAATAATCGGATTATTTACAATGATATGAAAACATACATTAGTACCAATATCATTATGGGGGATTCACATAACAATTTGATTTCACATAATAGCTTAGAGGTTTTATCATATTCAGACATGTCTGTAACAAATTTGATTTATTTCAACCCGTTTAATCATGCGGATTATACTGGAACTCCATTATGTAAAGGCAACATAATTTCATACAATTATTTGAAAGGATTTTGCACATTACCGATGTCTATAATATTGCAGCTTGAATATGCTGACCATGAAGGTACTGTAGTTGCAAACAATACGATTATTAAAGGATCAATCGGAATTAATTTAAATGGGAACAATGTTTCTGTTTATGGAAATACAGTTTCCAATAGTGCAGTGGGAATTTCTGTTAGTGGAAGTGATTTTAGTGTTTGGAACAATACAGTAAGCGGAAGCAGTCAGCAGACTGGTATCAGGTCAGACTGTGCTGCAAACTCTAAAGGTATCATACATGACAACAACGTAACTTTCAGTGATGTTTCAATAGGCATGTCATTGGCAAACAACATTGAAGCATACAACAATAACATAAATATTAAAAACTATGGGGCAGGCATGTCCCTTTCAGGCCAAAATACTACTGTTCATCACAATAATATTAAAAATAATCATGATGCAGGTGTTTCAATATTAGGAAGTTATAATACAGTTAGTAAAAATATCATAACTACAAACAATATTGGCGTGACAATACCGTCCAGCCTAAACGGCAACGTCAGATACTACAACAACACAATTACAGACAACAAGATAACTAGTGAAAGTTATGGCGTTTCAATAATAGGTCTGGTTTATAATTCTGTTATTAAAGACAATATTATAGAAACCAACAGGTCAATTGGTATTAATATAGAAATTACAGACAAGCATTCCAATACTGAACTGGACAATATTGTTAATGGAGTAATTTTTAATTCAACTGCAATTATCATTAATGATGAAAACTTCTACCAATTCTTCGATGAAGACGGATATTTTGTCTATAAATTCGATGAAGGTAAATCAAAAGTAATCTTTTTGACATTTCTGACAAACAAAAATCTCGTTTTTGATGATAAAATCACAGTAATCAGTAATAAAATGGATAATCTCTTATTCAATGTTACTGTGAAATTTGAAGGAGATGCCGAAGGATCAGTTATAAGAGATTTCAATTTCATCAATTATGATAAGGAAGCAATTGTAATCGATAACGTTGATGACATTACCGTCAGCAAAAATAACATCACAGACATATATAAAAAAGGAAGCAAATCGAATTCTGCAATTTTAATCCAGGGCATTTGTAATAATGAGATAATTACTAAAAACAATATCTACATTAACTCCAAAACAGATTATGTTTATGCTATTACCGCACCTGCAATAGGTTCCAACGGAATAATGAACAGAGATTTCTCCAAAGGATTTGCAGTTAATGATAATACAATCATCATTATTTCTGATGGCATGGCAGAAGCAATTTATACTGATGCAATAGCTTATAGTGAATTTGATAACAATAAAATCAACATTATTGCTAAAGGTTATGCATATGGTATTGCTCTTGCAAATTTAATCGGAAAATTAGCTAATAACAGCATTACAAACAATGAAATAGTAATTTATGCTGATGAAATGGCCTATTTAATTGAATTGCACATGGTGGAAAACACCACAATTGCAAACAACACATTATATGGCGAAAGTAATGGTATTTACGGTGTTGGAGTATATAGCTCAAGCAATGTTACAATTGAAAACAATACTATTTCAGCATTTGGAGGAGATTTAAAGAATATTAAATCAGTTGAAGATGCATTAGGTATCGGAAATGCTGCAATTTCTTCCATAAGATTTGTAGACAATATCACAATTAACAATAATTTAATTATAACCAACATTACAAATCCTGTTGCTAAAATTAATGTAAATAGTGAAGCTAATGTAAACATATCTTCAAATTTATATGTCGTCAGTGATAGTAATTTCAATACATATTTCAGTAATAATGAATTAATTAAAGGAAATATTGAGGAAAACGGTAAAATATTGTTATATAACCTTACCAATGGGCAAATAATAAAAATAACTTCACCAGTTGTTATAAGCTCATATGACAACAATATTCCAACTACAGTTTCATTAATCTTAAATAAGGTATCAAATGTAACAATCTGCAATATTAACTTTGCAAACTCAACAATTGAACTTAAAAGTTCATCAAACAATACAATTGTTAACAATAGCTTTAACTCAGCAAAATCTACTCTATTAATTATCAATAGTGGTGAAAATAACACATTTGCAGACAATTCAATCAGCATTAATAATGATAAGATATCCGGAATTCAATTAACAAAAACAAATTCCAACAATATCTCAAACAATGAATTTAATCTTAAAGGAAACAGCATTAAAGCAATAATTCTCGATTCATCAAAAGACAATGTTATTGAAGGCAATATTTTCCTTTCAGATGCTAATGACATAATATTCATTGAATCAACAAAATCAATGAATAACAACATTATCAAAAACACTCTGAAAGGTAATGCATCATCAATATACGGATATTATGCCTCTAATTCAAATTATGGACACATTGTACAAAATAATATTGAAATTAAAGGAACTTCAAATATTACTGATCAATCCGGCGTATATATTAAAGGATCTTCTGCAAGAAATGATGTAATTGACAACCATATTGAATCATTTTCCAGAAATGGTGATGATTATGCAGTTATGATAATAGCTAATAAAAATTTATACAACAGCATTACCAATAACTTCCTGATGAGTTCAAATGGAGCTAAAAGAGCTAATGAAGCGGTTTATGCCCAATATGGAACTGTTAAAGATAATGCGCCTATAGATATCTATGTATCAGCAAGCGGCAGTGATGAAACTGGCGACGGAAGTATTTACAGACCATATGCTTCAATTACAAAAGCTATAGAAAACAGCTTGAATCATGCAGTAATTTATGTGGGTTCAGGACATTACAATGAAACAGATATTAACATTAACAAGAATGTTACTATATGCAGTAACGGCAAAAATGTTATAATTGACGCACAATCAAGCCAATTATTCAATATTGCCCAAAACGGAATTCTTTCAATAAATGGAGTCATTATTCAAAATGCCCATAATTTAAACGGAGGATCTGCATTTATAAACAACGGAAAATTATCCATTGTCAATTCTTCAATACGTAATTCCTCTTCATACTATGATAATTCCAATCCTGTATTTGACCAGGATGTTGTAAAAGACGAAGATAGTGAAATTACATCCGGCCACACACTAGACTGTAGTGGAACAGGTAAAGGAGGAGCCATATTAAATAATGGTGAATTATACATTAACGCATCTGTATTTTACAATAATTTCGGCCATACCGGAGGAGTTATAGCAGATTATGGAAAATTAAATATCGAATCATCAGTATTCCATGATAATCAGGCAGTTCATGGAGGAGTTATTTTTACTGACTCAAACAATGAGATAATCATTAAAAATTCATTGTTTATGAAAAACAGTGCTTTAACATCTCTTGATTATTGTACCATAAGAATCGCTGCAAGCACATGGTCTATTGATAGAGGATACACCTACACATATTCCTCACTTTGTGAAAATCCTACTGGTGAAGGAGGTGTAATCTACAGTAAAAATACGGACATCTTATTGGAAAATTCCACATTTATGGATAATTCAGCAAAAATTGGAGGAGTAATCTCAACTCCGCTCGATAGTTTAACATCCCGTTCAAATAACGCTAAAGTTAATTTAAAGATTAACGATTGTGAGTTTATAAACAATAGAGCTAATGATACAAGAAAATCATCAGGAACTGTTGATTTGAATAATTATCGCTATTATAGTGGATTTGATGGAGGAGTGATTTATGGAGCTTATAATGAATTGCAAACTACAAATTCAGAGTTCTATTACAATCAAGCTACCAATAACGGCGGAGTAATTTATGCTAAAGCTAATAATGGAAAACTTTTAGATTCCATATTTATGCTGAATACTGCCGGAACAAGCGGAGGAGTATTGGAAATTTCTAAAAACTTTATCATAGAAAGATGCATATTTTCAAATAATTCCGCAAGATATGGTGGTGCTATCGAATACGATTCCTATGAATACTATGGACATGTTCAAGACCACATTAACATTTATAACTCTACAATCTCAAATAATAGAGCTTTAAATGGAGGAGGTGCATTCAATATCGGATATGCCAATATTACAGTACGTGATACAAACATAGTTGATAATGTGGCACCTGCCGGAAATACAATTCACTCCAGAGTTATTGGAGGTCAGCAGGACATTGACATGAGATATAACTATTGGGGAAAGAAAGGACCGGATAATTCTGTATGGGACACTATGAGCCGTGACCGTTTCTATCCAATTACAAGAGAAATAATCAATTGGAAACCTCAGGTCGTTGATGATAATGAACCGGATAATCCTATTGAAGTAAATCCCAATGATGATTCAAAAGGACACGGAGGCAATGGAGACAATCCAACGGTAAACCCAAATCCAAGTTCAACAGAATCAAGTACATCAACAGGGAGAACTATTGGTGGAAATGGAAACAATGAGGGGTCAGGAAATACTTATGGACCTGGAAGCGGCACAGGCACTGGCGGAAGCGGCAGCAGTACCGGAAATCCCGGAACACCATATAATCCTGGAAATACCGGAAACACAAATTCATATGGACATATTCCTGGAAATACTTACACCGGTCAAACAGTAACTGGAAACTACAATTCAAGTACTACCACAAATTCAAAAGTGGACGGAACATCAAATTCCAACAGTCAAAGTAAAGTAAACAGTTCAAATGATGATTCTAGTTTATCAACTGTTGGAATGATATCCAATGCAGCAGCATCTTCAAGTTCTGATGGCGTAGGTCAAGGTGAAAGTTCCAGTTCAGCTGACAGTTCTGAATCCGGTGCTCAAAGTGTAAGTAAATCCTTTGAAATAACCGAAAAATTAGATGAAATAATCAATAATGATAAGTCAATGCAGACATTCATTATTTTAGTGATAGTTGTATTTGCATTATTAATAATTGGTTATAAGAAAAAAGAAAGAGAAAATAAAGAATAA